The region AAAAGAGGCAAGGCacggaaaaagaaagagaaagttcCCGactgaagtcaaggcctaaaagtggCCCAATGATGATggaaaaggaaacttaaaactgggcaaaatgactgaaaaaattaaaggaaacttaaaagacGGAGGTTTCAACAACACAATAAATGAGGAAAAAATAAACGAAAAATAgccaaaaggcacaaaaaaaagctcTCTAGGACCGAGCGATGTGAGGAGACGGTAATAAAACATGCCCTCTTCTCACCGTGGAAAAGGAAGAATTGAGGAGACCGTGTTCTTGCAGTGGGCGGGAAGTCACTTGAACATGCACGGTGGAGTATGTCTTGCGTTGCACAAAGCTATCATTTACCTATGATAAATTCCAGATCGGGCAACATGGGccgacatcacccacttgtgagaattataagcctgcttgtccttgaagaattAGGGTTCCTGTGTTTGGATTTTAATTGATTAAACACCAATGAAAAGTTCAAATACAAAAGTTTTTGTAATAAATCCCCAAAACAACCCTGTGCATagtactctccctcccccccccccccccccccaatcctctaATCTAGTTTTGTGATTTTCTACAGGGAACTCCTCAGTAGTATAAATTCTTAAAGAACTATGGGTCTCCACTTTACAGTTATTCCCACTGGAACTGGTGGAAAGAGAACAGAATAAGCAAGTGTGAGGAGTTTGAGAGTGGCAAGTTCAAAGCTGGAGAGAAAAACGTATGCATTCACTTTTGCactgtgcaaattttaaaaaacagataCACATTTCTCAAGGCTAACTCAAAGGATGAGCAGGAAAAACTTTGAATAGTCCTGGGGGAAACAACAGGTTAACACTAGGCAATATGCTGTATCTTGTCAGCAAGCATGCTGGTCAGTCCAGCTATACCTCAGCTGCCAGGAGTAGAGCACAAATAACAAACCTGCACATTGGTCCTTATCCATCCAAGACAACTTTTATCACTTTCTTCCACTTTGTTTCACTTTCTTGGGTAGATGGACTGAAAAAGGAATCTTGCATGCTCATCACCCCCATCATGTGTTCCTTACCTGTCCAATCACAAGGTTACAAAATAATACAACAATGACCAACACTGGCACAGCCGATGCCTGAACTTCTGGCCTCCTAGGTCCTTACTACCCTGATAGCATCTTGCCACCACCAAAAGCACAACATGAGTGTGCCTGGAAAGGTAAATGCGCCTCATTTACTTGTTCTAAATATTTCTTTCTGCTGAAAATTTCAAACGAGACCTTGAACTACCCCAGCAAGCATTTGCAGGGCTTGTTTATAAGCTTCATTATGAAATGTGTATTCATTACATGCACCACTTGCATCATTTGAAAGAACTCTTATGAATACCGGGGCTCTTATTTCACTGTATGAAAACAGAGTACAAGTATGTCATTAATTTCCTGTTTATTAATATTTACCTTGTTCAATCGACCCTCTTACATAGGGTTTCAGATGAGACATTTTGATGGGTCTTTTAAGTCTGACACCAGTGGCATCCCTTAGTATCGCACACCCGTTGCCTGTGATATAATCAATAATGCAGGGGCCAACCCACTCTGATTGGAAACGCCCATCCTTCCACCAGTTTTTCCTTTGTCGAAGTACTTCGTGTCCTACCTTCAGCAGAAAAGGGTTCAAGTGTTTTCGCTTTCTTTTAAGAATTTTGTTTTTCTCTTGATGTTCCACAGGCATGCTTCCTACCACCTATATGCAGAAAGGGGATTTTAAAAAAAGCTGAAGACTCCAAGTAAAGTTTTTTGCAAGAAACAGCTTGCCTAATTTTGTAAATAGATGCTACAAATTAGAGTTTAAAAAAATccacatatatataaaaacttGGTAATTTTGTAACCTTTATTTTTGTCATATATATACTATTAGTATTTCTTACGCATATATCcttggtttaaaaaaatacagaTGAAGACAGCATAGGTTTAATATTTATGAGCTGGAATTCACAAAAAAAATCGACTATGGGAGGGTTTCCTTGAATAAAAATTCACCTTCAAACATTAAAGCAGGCTATAAGGGTGCTGAGTATTTCAGCACTTTTGTGTAACTGATATTTACATAATTTCAAAATCCTGTCCTCAACAAGAGAATATATGATCTGTTTCATGTCAATgtctttttattcattttaaaatatatgtgcATTTTCATGATGGATATATTTGAAAAAGGGATGGAAGGTCTCTACTGAATATACCATCTTCTACATCCTACAGTAAGTTGATTTGGGCTGAAGAAACAGTAATGCAACCTTGAAGAGAGTCTCAGCCATTGTATAATAGTGATGCCTAGTGGCCAAAATCAGAGGCTGTGCTTAACAAGTTCCAAAGAAAGCCATGGTTTGAGATCCAATACCAGGGATAAATTAGTAGGGGATAAACAGATGAAAAAACCTCCCAGGTAAACGCAAATGCCATATCTCATTGAAAACTAACTGAGCTGGAAGTCCAAAGGAGAAAGATGCAACTGccaggcaaaaaaaaagaaaagaatcctTTCAGTGATATATTAGATAACTGAaactaaataaaaatgaatattttaatGAAACAAAAACTAAAAATACTTTCCAAACGTAAACTGAATAAAAACTAAAATTAATTTAGATGCCCGACTCTTGATCCCTTTACGATATTACTACAACTATTTGCTTGACAAGCTCATGGATATTTATTACGCCCTCCTGGCTCAAAGGTGGGTGGCTGGCTTATCTTCCCTTTGGCTCCACAGGCTCAGCAACTGCCACATACACTTTAACTGAGAGTATATCACTGTGGGAACTGCAAATTTCTGTTGCCCCTTTACATTTCTCCTTGTAGGACCCACAAAGCGAACTTAAGAACTGATGATCTGTGTCCTAAGTGTGAGCATGGTGGGGCCCACCTTGGCCACATGCTCTAGTCTTGTCCTTCCATTCTCACCTATTGGACTCTTTTGGCCCACCACATCTCTCAGTTTTGGCGGCAGGTATGGACTCCTGCACCACTTCAGctttttgatttattttctaaCCGAGGATGGCAGCCACCTAGAATGCAGGCTTTCTTGAAGCACACAGTGCTGATGGCGAAAAAGACAATTTTGCAAGCCTGGCTCTAAAATTAACAAGAAACAActaaataaaaactaaaattagAATCGTGAAACAATAAATTTGAAAATCCAACACTGAATTTTAAGACCCTAGGGATTCATAATGGCTAATCGGCACACGATTACCCATCTCAAGCCTCACAATGGTAATTTAATATGTTTAACTGGTTTAATCATTAAGAACTGAAGTGCAGTGCTTAAAGTTATCTTTGTGTTTTACAATTCGTATATAAATTAAGAGTCAAGCACCGATAGGCTTTAACCCCTCTAACTTCTGCAGCAATTTACATGGACCCTTCTAAGATCTTGCTCAGTTTCACAATAGCACCTATACAGGGTGATGTAAAATGTACCTATTCACCTATTTTAAATCCAATGTTTTTCACTTCAGCCCACTggtgccctgatgctcagaactcccgtggtaagccaacagtgcagaaactatactgccagaacagcgcagaaaattACCTCACATGCTCAAATGGTACATAAATCATAATGTGCTGTTAaaatgaaagggggggggagacatgTATGGCGCATGTATAAAAGAGTTTCGCGGTAAGCCCGGCTCCTGTGCACATGCGTCAGGCAAACCCAaccatgaagcacacattggcatgttttctgtgcctttaaatataagcttttcatttttttttttttacttggaaggcttatatttaaacgcaggaaacaggcgccaatatgtgctttcacttttgggtttgcttggACTtatgcacatttgtttctcactactggtgcttaggggcttgcctgggcttccttctgctgtcACATAGAGCTAAATAATTGGTACTCGGATTGTAAGAaccaaacataaataaatatataaattaattaattaattaaaaggcGTTCACATACAAAAAATCCTTTATAACATTACTCCAATTTGTCTAATCATAACATTCCTGTAATTTTGGTGCACTTACCTGGCAGCCAGAAGCAATAGTTTCCTCTGCAATTTTATCAGCCTGTTTAACAGCATCTAAGatttccaggaacctgcatgttCTTTCTCCTTTTGTTGAAGGCACTACAGTAGCTGCTTCAGGCACATATGGAGTACGATGAAACATTTGGAAAAAAGGTGTAGTTGTGGTAGACTCCTGCATCAATTGGGAAACGGAGTTTGGTAAACCATTTCAGAGCTATTTCCCACAGAACCATTATATGTATCTTTCAATCAATAAAGAAAAAGGGCATACTAACCATGGTAATTGAGTTAAAGGCATATGCTATCGCAGATAAATGGTCATCCCAGTCACTGGGGTGATCGATGCAGAACTTGTGGAGAAAAGTTTTTATTATCCTGCTTGTTCTTTCACTTTGATCATCTGTTGGGGAATAGGATGTTACAACTTGCTTTATTCCAAAGAGCCCAAACACATCTCTGTTAACCTAAAATATAggaataaaaaatacattttctcaTTCACTCACTTGAATATATTCTATACTAAACTCAAAAGTTAAATTCCTCTCTTTTCCTCTACAATATTCGTTGTAGTCTtaagagaattctataaattgcattttTATGAGAATTCTGACAAATACTATTTCTGATATTCCCTGCTCTTAACAAACACATCTTTCTAAACAGAACAGAAGGTAACTGCCCGTTTATTGACACTAGAGTAAAACTGAACATATTTGAACCTTTATAAATTAATCATACTTGTCACAATAGATCAGACAtgaaaaagtaaagaaaattaaGAATGCTTGTCTTGAAATCATCTTGAGCTGAATAACTTTAAATCAAGTTTGAAGTTTACACTAATATGACAATGTTAATCTTCAAAATCATAGGCATGTGTATGGGAAAGAAtaaactatgaggggcattttcaatatgacgattttcaatgttttgctgaaaacatccaaaaatcaagtggcgaacatagcaattttcaaaccagatagatgtttttgtgctcagtgcatctatctttttggatcattttcagggggaaaaaagaccaaggaaaaac is a window of Microcaecilia unicolor chromosome 2, aMicUni1.1, whole genome shotgun sequence DNA encoding:
- the GIN1 gene encoding gypsy retrotransposon integrase-like protein 1 isoform X3, with the protein product MQRLRMVRNGKNGGLHLTQIAYYKRTGEYHPSTLTSERSGIRRAAKKFVFKEKKLFYVGKDRKQMRLVIVTEEEKKKVLAKCHENETGVHHGISRTLTLVESSFYWTSVTNDVKEWVHACQQCQLTRNTNIVAPTLHTIELEDPWILTTIDLMGPFHATRRSNMYAIIVTDLFTKWAVIMPLHDVSAPEVAKSLVNMFFLYGPPRKMMLDQEKEFIQQVNRDVFGLFGIKQVVTSYSPTDDQSERTSRIIKTFLHKFCIDHPSDWDDHLSAIAYAFNSITMESTTTTPFFQMFHRTPYVPEAATVVPSTKGERTCRFLEILDAVKQADKIAEETIASGCQVVGSMPVEHQEKNKILKRKRKHLNPFLLKVGHEVLRQRKNWWKDGRFQSEWVGPCIIDYITGNGCAILRDATGVRLKRPIKMSHLKPYVRGSIEQGKEHMMGVMSMQDSFFSPSTQESETKWKKVIKVVLDG